The proteins below come from a single Micromonospora citrea genomic window:
- a CDS encoding macrolide family glycosyltransferase: MRQRHILFVNVQGHGHVYPSLGLVSELARRGHRITYVTTALFADEVKAAGAEVVPYKSEFDTFHVPEVVKQEDAETQLHLVYVRENVAILRAAEEALRDDRPDLVVYDVFPFIAGRLLATAWGLPAVRLTGGFAANEHYSLFKELWKSNGQRHPADVPAVHSVLVDLLARYGVDTPIKEYWDEIEGLTVVFLPKSFQPFAETFDERFAFVGPTLTGRDGQAGWQPPRPGAPVLLVSLGNQFNEHPEFFRACADAFAGTDWHVVMAIGGFLDPAALGPLPPNVEAHQWIPFHSVLAHATACLTHGTTGAVLESFAAGVPLALVPHFATEAAPSAARVVELGLGHVLPADRVEPAGIREVVERLAADSALRERVRQMQRDVLSAGGPVRAADEVESYLRRSAP; encoded by the coding sequence ATGCGCCAGCGTCACATCCTCTTCGTCAACGTCCAGGGGCACGGCCACGTCTACCCGTCGCTCGGCCTGGTGAGCGAGCTCGCCCGGCGCGGGCACCGGATCACGTACGTGACCACGGCGCTGTTCGCCGACGAGGTCAAGGCGGCCGGGGCCGAGGTGGTGCCGTACAAGTCTGAGTTCGACACCTTCCACGTGCCCGAGGTCGTCAAGCAGGAGGACGCCGAGACGCAGCTGCACCTGGTGTACGTCCGCGAGAACGTGGCAATCCTGCGGGCCGCCGAGGAGGCGTTGCGGGACGACCGGCCCGACCTCGTGGTCTACGACGTGTTCCCGTTCATCGCCGGGCGGCTGCTCGCCACCGCGTGGGGCCTGCCGGCCGTACGCCTGACCGGCGGCTTCGCGGCGAACGAGCACTACTCGCTCTTCAAGGAGCTGTGGAAGAGCAACGGCCAGCGCCACCCGGCCGACGTGCCGGCGGTGCACTCCGTGCTGGTCGACCTGTTGGCGCGGTACGGCGTCGACACCCCGATCAAGGAGTACTGGGACGAGATCGAGGGCCTCACCGTCGTCTTCCTGCCGAAGTCGTTCCAGCCCTTCGCCGAGACGTTCGACGAGCGGTTCGCGTTCGTCGGCCCCACCCTCACCGGCCGCGACGGACAGGCCGGCTGGCAGCCGCCGCGCCCCGGCGCGCCGGTGCTGCTGGTGTCGCTGGGCAACCAGTTCAACGAGCATCCCGAGTTCTTCCGCGCCTGCGCGGACGCCTTCGCCGGCACCGACTGGCACGTGGTGATGGCCATCGGCGGCTTCCTCGACCCGGCGGCGCTGGGCCCGCTGCCGCCCAACGTCGAGGCGCACCAGTGGATCCCGTTCCACTCGGTCCTCGCCCACGCGACGGCGTGCCTGACGCACGGCACCACGGGGGCGGTGCTGGAGTCGTTCGCCGCGGGCGTGCCCCTGGCGCTCGTGCCGCACTTCGCGACCGAGGCCGCCCCGTCCGCGGCGCGCGTGGTCGAGCTGGGCCTGGGCCACGTGCTGCCGGCCGACCGCGTCGAGCCGGCCGGCATCCGCGAGGTCGTGGAGCGGCTCGCCGCCGACTCCGCCCTGCGCGAGCGGGTCCGTCAGATGCAGCGCGACGTCCTCTCCGCGGGCGGGCCCGTCCGGGCGGCCGACGAGGTCGAGTCGTACCTGCGGCGCTCGGCGCCCTGA
- the wrbA gene encoding NAD(P)H:quinone oxidoreductase: MPRPETRIAVIHYSATGTVHRLAQAFADGAADAGAEVRLRRVAELAPDHVVDAKPQWRAHLDATADVPVATLDDLRWADGYAFGTPTRFGNVCSQLRQFLDTTTAPWQAEELADKPATGFTASYEEHGGQESTLLSLYQTFHHWGSMVLPTGYVNYDLSHAAGGNPYGVSLVESRAARDPGYLQAVLAAARHQGARLARTAAVLAELRVAA; this comes from the coding sequence ATGCCACGACCGGAGACCAGGATCGCCGTCATCCACTACTCCGCCACGGGGACCGTGCACCGTCTCGCGCAGGCGTTCGCGGACGGTGCCGCCGACGCGGGCGCCGAGGTGCGCCTGCGCCGGGTGGCGGAACTGGCCCCCGACCACGTCGTCGACGCCAAGCCGCAGTGGCGGGCCCACCTCGACGCCACCGCCGACGTCCCGGTCGCCACGCTGGACGACCTGCGGTGGGCGGACGGGTACGCCTTCGGCACGCCGACCCGGTTCGGCAACGTCTGTTCCCAGCTGCGCCAGTTCCTGGACACCACCACCGCCCCCTGGCAGGCCGAGGAGCTGGCCGACAAGCCCGCCACCGGCTTCACCGCCAGCTACGAGGAGCACGGCGGCCAGGAGTCGACGCTGTTGAGCCTCTACCAGACGTTCCACCACTGGGGATCGATGGTGCTGCCCACCGGTTACGTCAACTACGACCTCAGCCACGCCGCCGGCGGCAACCCGTACGGCGTCAGCCTGGTGGAGAGCCGCGCCGCCCGGGATCCCGGCTACCTGCAGGCGGTGCTGGCGGCGGCACGCCACCAGGGCGCGCGACTCGCCCGTACGGCGGCGGTGCTGGCGGAGCTGCGGGTCGCCGCCTGA
- a CDS encoding B12-binding domain-containing radical SAM protein, with protein sequence MGLRDVSVLLLYPPNQTAPGTVCKPNGSLAYPNLGGALREHGVHVSVFDACVGAGDDPLDDIFANPVPLPSGFLRTGVSDERILDVVRDFDIVGITSIFTDQESMVLHCARLIRAAFPEKILVSGGVNARSRLPQFFGAGFDVVCLSEAEHTIVDIVEVVRRSARPSFADIHGVAFLDDGRIRVNPARAQDVVWDLDTLAMPAWDLLPNERYWAIARPHSGLFEPGAELRYATMMTSLGCPFHCAYCHIAGEQEGSLSGPIGKFRVKSDDRVLAEIETLKGLGVDNVFIEDDSLLGDKRRGLRLLQKIQGVGVTICDLNGINLIHLLKRWKPDHEVLEAMRQAGFTQINMPFESGNLRIIRKYASNKLNIEKADLRGLIVAMKEYGFQIYGNYMMGYPDETLEEIETTIRLAKEHVSHGLDAANFFLVVPLPGAPLFDMAIAGGHISPDFDPDTMNIYRANMTGTLVPAEVLEELRHRAWDEVNSPTWKNAKKAWAATVA encoded by the coding sequence ATGGGTCTTCGTGACGTCAGCGTGCTGCTGCTGTACCCGCCGAACCAGACCGCCCCCGGCACGGTGTGCAAGCCGAACGGCTCGCTCGCGTACCCGAACCTGGGTGGCGCCCTGCGCGAGCACGGCGTCCACGTCAGCGTCTTCGACGCCTGCGTCGGAGCGGGCGACGACCCGCTCGACGACATCTTCGCCAACCCCGTGCCGCTGCCCAGCGGGTTCCTCCGCACCGGCGTCAGCGACGAGCGGATCCTCGACGTCGTGCGCGACTTCGACATCGTCGGGATCACGTCGATCTTCACGGACCAGGAGTCGATGGTCCTGCACTGCGCGCGGCTGATCCGGGCGGCCTTTCCGGAGAAGATCCTCGTCTCCGGCGGGGTCAACGCGCGGTCGCGGCTGCCGCAGTTCTTCGGGGCCGGCTTCGACGTGGTCTGCCTGTCCGAGGCCGAGCACACCATCGTCGACATCGTCGAGGTCGTACGGCGGTCGGCCCGCCCGAGCTTCGCCGACATCCACGGCGTCGCCTTCCTCGACGACGGGCGGATCCGGGTCAACCCCGCCCGCGCGCAGGACGTGGTGTGGGACCTGGACACCCTGGCCATGCCGGCCTGGGACCTGCTGCCCAACGAGCGCTACTGGGCCATCGCCCGGCCGCACTCCGGCCTCTTCGAGCCCGGCGCCGAGCTGCGCTACGCCACCATGATGACCTCGCTCGGCTGCCCGTTCCACTGCGCGTACTGCCACATCGCCGGCGAGCAGGAGGGCAGCCTCAGCGGCCCGATCGGCAAGTTCCGCGTCAAGTCCGACGACCGGGTGCTGGCCGAGATCGAGACGCTGAAGGGCCTGGGCGTCGACAACGTGTTCATCGAGGACGACTCGCTGCTCGGCGACAAGCGACGCGGCCTGCGGCTGCTGCAGAAGATCCAGGGCGTCGGGGTGACCATCTGCGACCTCAACGGCATCAACCTGATCCACCTCCTCAAGCGCTGGAAGCCCGACCACGAGGTCCTCGAGGCGATGCGCCAGGCGGGCTTCACGCAGATCAACATGCCCTTCGAGTCGGGCAACCTGCGGATCATCCGCAAGTACGCGAGCAACAAGCTCAACATCGAGAAGGCCGACCTGCGCGGGCTGATCGTCGCGATGAAGGAGTACGGCTTCCAGATCTACGGCAACTACATGATGGGTTACCCGGACGAGACGCTGGAGGAGATCGAGACGACCATCCGCCTCGCCAAGGAGCACGTCTCCCACGGGTTGGACGCGGCGAACTTCTTCCTCGTGGTGCCGCTGCCCGGCGCCCCCCTGTTCGACATGGCGATCGCCGGCGGCCACATCAGCCCCGACTTCGACCCGGACACGATGAACATCTACCGGGCCAACATGACCGGCACGCTCGTCCCCGCGGAGGTACTGGAGGAGTTGCGCCACCGCGCCTGGGACGAGGTCAACTCGCCGACGTGGAAGAACGCCAAGAAGGCCTGGGCGGCGACGGTCGCCTGA
- a CDS encoding MoaD/ThiS family protein has protein sequence MVTVLLSAGWAHRGQKSFECHEGTVRDVIKEFVETYPAYRRRLLDDTGEPLTYYNVYLDGDLVEKADRSRVTAGSDSTVAIVPPLAGG, from the coding sequence ATGGTCACTGTGCTCCTGTCGGCCGGCTGGGCCCACCGGGGACAGAAGAGCTTCGAGTGCCACGAGGGCACCGTGCGGGACGTGATCAAGGAGTTCGTCGAGACGTACCCCGCCTACCGCCGCCGGCTGCTCGACGACACGGGTGAGCCCCTGACCTACTACAACGTCTACCTCGACGGGGACCTCGTCGAGAAGGCGGACCGGTCCCGGGTGACCGCCGGATCCGACAGCACGGTCGCCATCGTCCCGCCGCTGGCCGGGGGCTGA
- a CDS encoding formylglycine-generating enzyme family protein: MARTGDLDAARPAPEAVPRNMVRIPGGTFWQGSPERTLDWLESEGQAFPRDWFTDETPQVPVTLPDYLIDRYPVTVARFADFVSRTGYVTSAERAGGSMVYGDRYWEVREGACWHRPAGYGSGIRNRDDHPVVHISHPDAEAYASWAGLRLPTESEWERAATGPSYRLWPWGDTWDSGNANTAEHTAGALGDLDAWRTWWGAIHAAQGPVPQTTPVGAFSPRGDSVDGCADMTGNVYEWTSTLAHLYAPTTRCDPTIHLVMGRFRVIRGGSWMNFRYQVRCAERLYGDPTGWSNFALGFRCARDATTEPDTDDNGR, from the coding sequence ATGGCGCGCACCGGCGACCTCGACGCCGCCCGGCCCGCGCCGGAGGCGGTGCCGCGCAACATGGTCCGCATCCCGGGCGGGACGTTCTGGCAGGGCTCGCCCGAGCGGACGCTGGACTGGCTGGAGAGCGAGGGGCAGGCGTTCCCCCGGGACTGGTTCACCGACGAGACGCCGCAGGTGCCGGTCACGCTGCCCGACTACCTCATCGACCGGTACCCGGTGACCGTCGCCAGGTTCGCCGACTTCGTCTCCCGCACCGGCTACGTGACGTCGGCCGAGCGGGCCGGCGGCAGCATGGTCTACGGGGATCGGTACTGGGAGGTCCGCGAGGGCGCCTGCTGGCACCGTCCGGCCGGGTACGGCAGCGGCATCCGCAACCGCGACGACCACCCCGTGGTGCACATCTCCCACCCGGACGCCGAGGCGTACGCGAGCTGGGCGGGCCTGCGGCTGCCCACCGAGTCGGAGTGGGAGCGGGCCGCCACCGGCCCGTCGTACCGGCTCTGGCCATGGGGCGACACCTGGGACAGCGGCAACGCCAACACCGCCGAGCACACCGCCGGGGCGCTCGGCGACCTCGACGCCTGGCGGACGTGGTGGGGGGCGATCCACGCCGCGCAGGGGCCGGTGCCGCAGACCACCCCGGTCGGCGCGTTCTCCCCCCGGGGCGACAGCGTCGACGGGTGCGCCGACATGACCGGCAACGTGTACGAGTGGACGTCCACCCTGGCGCACCTGTACGCGCCGACCACCCGGTGCGACCCGACGATCCACCTGGTGATGGGGCGGTTCCGGGTGATCCGGGGCGGGTCCTGGATGAACTTCCGCTACCAGGTGCGGTGCGCGGAACGGCTGTACGGGGACCCGACCGGCTGGTCCAACTTCGCCCTCGGCTTCCGCTGCGCGCGCGACGCCACGACGGAACCCGACACGGATGACAACGGGAGGTAG
- a CDS encoding methyltransferase: MELTPTAARPGLRHRMQQLIYGFFTAQTLHVAVRLRIPDLLADGPRDAADLAAATGADAPSLRRLLRALVHLEVLDEPSPGTFALTEQGEVLRADVTGSMRELVLLLSGPESWAAWGRLEHSVRTGEVAWDHVHGRSCFDHLMADPGRQAAFNAAMAEGSRAFVPTLLSAYDFGDLDTVVDVGGGSGALLAGVLAAHPHLRGTVLDTPDGVADAARTVAEQGVADRCRVEAGDFFVSVPPGADAYVLKSVLHDWDDEQCLRILRTVRRAARPDSRLLLIESLMPATVTTAPSVAQVVMNDLNMMVCHGGRERTVAEFRELLRAAGFRLESVTPCPAPSVVGVVEAVPSPAAPADGG; the protein is encoded by the coding sequence ATGGAACTCACCCCGACCGCCGCCCGGCCCGGACTGCGGCACCGGATGCAACAGCTGATCTACGGGTTCTTCACGGCGCAGACGCTGCACGTGGCGGTCCGGCTGCGGATACCGGACCTGCTCGCCGACGGCCCGCGCGACGCCGCCGACCTCGCGGCGGCGACCGGGGCGGACGCCCCGTCGCTGCGCCGGCTGCTGCGGGCGCTGGTCCACCTGGAGGTGCTCGACGAGCCCTCGCCGGGCACCTTCGCCCTCACCGAACAGGGCGAGGTGCTGCGGGCGGACGTGACCGGGTCGATGCGGGAACTGGTGCTGCTGCTCTCCGGCCCCGAGAGCTGGGCGGCGTGGGGGCGGCTCGAGCACAGCGTACGCACCGGCGAGGTCGCCTGGGACCACGTGCACGGGCGGAGCTGCTTCGACCACCTGATGGCGGACCCGGGCCGGCAGGCGGCGTTCAACGCGGCCATGGCCGAGGGCTCGCGGGCGTTCGTGCCCACGCTGCTGTCGGCGTACGACTTCGGCGACCTGGACACGGTGGTGGACGTGGGCGGCGGCAGCGGGGCCCTGCTCGCCGGGGTGCTCGCGGCGCACCCGCACCTGCGCGGCACCGTCCTGGACACCCCCGACGGCGTGGCCGACGCCGCGCGCACCGTCGCCGAGCAGGGCGTGGCCGACCGGTGCCGGGTCGAGGCCGGTGACTTCTTCGTGTCGGTGCCACCGGGCGCGGACGCCTACGTGCTCAAGAGCGTGCTGCACGACTGGGACGACGAGCAGTGCCTGCGGATCCTGCGGACCGTCCGCCGGGCGGCCCGACCCGACAGCCGGCTGCTGCTGATCGAGTCGCTGATGCCCGCGACCGTCACGACGGCGCCGAGCGTCGCCCAGGTGGTGATGAACGACCTGAACATGATGGTCTGCCACGGCGGCCGGGAGCGCACCGTCGCCGAGTTCCGCGAGCTGCTGCGGGCGGCGGGTTTCCGGCTGGAGTCCGTCACGCCCTGCCCGGCGCCGAGCGTGGTCGGCGTCGTGGAGGCGGTGCCGTCGCCGGCCGCCCCGGCGGACGGGGGCTGA
- a CDS encoding NDP-hexose 2,3-dehydratase family protein: protein MLLPHTDARPGPGRSARAPLALRLARSAAHRPRPAAELAAWLAQRQRANPFEVAEVPFAELTGWRFAPDSGDLVHETGRFFSVEGLHVRTDRGPVAEWWQPIIHQPDRAILGILAREIDGVLHFLMQAKMEPGNVNGVQFSPTVQSTPSNYQRTHRGARSRYVEYFLEPGRGRVLVDVLQSEQGSWFRGKRNRNIVVEVADEVEPHEDFVWLTLGQIHDLLHRPNLVNMDARTVLSCLPGHALAPDPGAGTIGAAVARSSLTEDGAWQPLLGVRNWLTANKAGPTLATRRVPMREVRDWQRTDDEIRHRSGRFFRIVGRRVRASNREVAQWCQPLLAPCGTGLVAFVVRRIDGVLHVLAHADLRPGYRDTVELGPTVQCTPDNFAGPARSGRPEYLDLVLSDEVRAHYDVLQSEEGGRFHHAVTRHLVVEVGPDFPTATPPDYTWLTLRQLTAMAAFSYQVNIEARSLLLCLRALR, encoded by the coding sequence ATGCTCCTACCGCACACCGACGCCCGACCCGGTCCCGGGCGGTCCGCCCGCGCCCCCCTCGCGCTCCGGCTGGCCCGGTCGGCCGCCCACCGCCCCCGCCCGGCCGCCGAGCTGGCGGCCTGGCTCGCGCAGCGACAGCGGGCGAACCCGTTCGAGGTCGCCGAGGTGCCCTTCGCCGAGCTGACCGGGTGGCGCTTCGCGCCGGACTCCGGCGACCTCGTGCACGAGACCGGGCGGTTCTTCAGCGTGGAGGGTCTGCACGTCCGGACCGACCGGGGGCCGGTCGCCGAGTGGTGGCAGCCGATCATCCACCAGCCCGACCGGGCGATCCTCGGCATCCTGGCCCGGGAGATCGACGGGGTCCTGCACTTCCTCATGCAGGCCAAGATGGAGCCGGGAAACGTCAACGGCGTCCAGTTCTCCCCCACCGTGCAGTCCACCCCGAGCAACTACCAGCGGACGCACCGCGGCGCGCGGTCGCGCTACGTGGAGTACTTCCTGGAGCCGGGGCGCGGCCGGGTGCTGGTGGACGTGCTCCAGTCGGAGCAGGGCTCCTGGTTCCGGGGCAAGCGCAACCGGAACATCGTCGTCGAGGTCGCCGACGAGGTGGAGCCGCACGAGGACTTCGTGTGGCTGACCCTCGGCCAGATCCACGACCTGCTGCACCGCCCGAACCTGGTCAACATGGACGCCCGTACGGTGCTGTCCTGCCTGCCCGGCCACGCGCTGGCCCCCGACCCCGGCGCCGGGACGATCGGCGCGGCGGTGGCGCGGTCCTCGCTGACCGAGGACGGGGCGTGGCAACCGCTGCTCGGGGTCCGCAACTGGCTGACCGCCAACAAGGCCGGGCCCACGCTGGCGACCCGGCGGGTGCCGATGCGCGAGGTGCGGGACTGGCAGCGGACCGACGACGAGATCCGGCACCGCTCGGGCCGGTTCTTCCGCATCGTCGGCCGACGGGTGCGGGCCAGCAACCGCGAGGTGGCCCAGTGGTGCCAGCCGCTGCTGGCGCCGTGCGGGACCGGCCTGGTGGCGTTCGTCGTGCGGCGCATCGACGGCGTGCTGCACGTGCTGGCCCACGCCGACCTGCGGCCGGGCTACCGGGACACCGTCGAGCTCGGACCGACCGTGCAGTGCACCCCGGACAACTTCGCCGGACCGGCCCGGTCCGGCCGCCCCGAGTACCTCGACCTGGTGCTCTCCGACGAGGTGCGCGCGCACTACGACGTGCTCCAGTCCGAGGAGGGCGGGCGGTTCCACCACGCGGTGACCCGGCACCTGGTGGTGGAGGTCGGCCCGGACTTCCCCACCGCGACGCCGCCGGACTACACCTGGCTGACGCTGCGTCAACTGACCGCCATGGCGGCCTTCAGCTACCAGGTCAACATCGAGGCCCGCAGCCTCCTGCTCTGCCTGCGAGCCCTGCGATGA
- a CDS encoding cytochrome P450: MTGDAAGIEIDAFPLPRRCPFSPPAEYARLRAEQPVARLPMLGGNTAWVVTRHADVRRVLSDPRMSADRRRVGFPRFAPTTEGQRQASFDNFRPPLNWMDPPEHTAARRQIVDEFGAGRVRQLRPMVERLVDAHLDVMTAGRSNADLVPSFSYPVPSQVICELLGVPYAEHEFFERRSTRMFSRGTPAEERARCAREIRDFLDGVVTDKERRPGDDVLSRLLARQRAAGGPDHEAVVSMAFVLLVAGHVTTSNMISLSVLALLTHPERLARLRAEPARFPAAVDELLRYFTVVEAATARTATADVEIGGVTIRAGEGVVALGQAANRDPAAFDRPDEFDPDRDARHHLAFGYGRHICPGQHLARLELEVALSRLVARLPGLRLAAEVGDLPLKEDGNIFGLYALPVAW, translated from the coding sequence ATGACCGGGGACGCGGCCGGCATCGAGATCGACGCCTTTCCGCTGCCGCGGCGGTGCCCGTTCAGCCCACCGGCGGAGTACGCCCGGCTGCGGGCCGAGCAGCCGGTCGCCCGGCTGCCCATGCTCGGCGGCAACACGGCGTGGGTGGTGACCCGGCACGCCGACGTGCGGCGGGTGCTGAGCGACCCGCGGATGAGCGCGGACCGGCGCCGCGTCGGCTTCCCGCGGTTCGCGCCGACCACCGAGGGGCAGCGGCAGGCGTCGTTCGACAACTTCCGTCCGCCGCTGAACTGGATGGACCCGCCGGAGCACACCGCCGCCCGCCGCCAGATCGTCGACGAGTTCGGCGCCGGGCGGGTGCGGCAGCTGCGGCCGATGGTCGAACGCTTGGTCGACGCGCATCTCGACGTCATGACGGCCGGGCGGTCGAACGCCGACCTGGTGCCGTCGTTCAGTTATCCCGTGCCGTCCCAGGTGATCTGCGAGCTGCTCGGCGTGCCGTACGCCGAGCACGAATTCTTCGAACGCCGTTCCACACGCATGTTCAGCCGGGGCACGCCGGCCGAGGAGCGCGCCCGGTGCGCCCGGGAGATCCGCGACTTCCTCGACGGTGTGGTCACCGACAAGGAGCGCCGCCCCGGCGACGACGTGCTCAGCCGGCTGCTCGCCCGGCAGCGCGCCGCCGGCGGGCCCGACCACGAGGCCGTGGTGAGCATGGCCTTCGTGCTGCTGGTCGCCGGGCACGTCACGACGTCGAACATGATCTCGCTGAGCGTCCTGGCGCTGCTGACCCACCCGGAACGGCTCGCCCGCCTGCGCGCGGAGCCGGCGCGGTTCCCGGCCGCCGTGGACGAGCTGCTGCGGTACTTCACCGTGGTCGAGGCGGCGACCGCGCGTACCGCCACCGCCGACGTCGAGATCGGCGGCGTCACCATCCGGGCCGGCGAGGGGGTGGTGGCGCTGGGTCAGGCCGCCAACCGGGACCCGGCCGCGTTCGACCGGCCGGACGAGTTCGACCCCGACCGCGACGCCCGGCACCACCTGGCCTTCGGCTACGGGCGCCACATCTGCCCCGGCCAGCACCTGGCCCGGCTGGAGTTGGAGGTCGCGTTGAGCCGGCTGGTCGCGCGGCTGCCCGGGCTGCGTCTCGCGGCCGAGGTCGGCGACCTGCCGCTGAAGGAGGACGGCAACATCTTCGGCCTGTACGCGCTGCCGGTGGCCTGGTGA
- a CDS encoding SRPBCC family protein: MNKTSDVVRDTERELRDHPSGMNALVVRRSYDASPEELWDAITDPERLVRWFLPISGDLRVGGRFQLEGNASGEILRCERPSSIGLTWESGGGSSEVELRLTPAGEATVLELEHAPVPAEIIPNAAPTAWGIGAGWEMGLVALGDYLAGDLPQGRAVDWIATAGPEQMAAAAESAERISEAWTKMISQRR, encoded by the coding sequence ATGAACAAGACGTCCGACGTCGTCAGGGACACCGAGCGCGAGCTGCGCGACCACCCCAGCGGCATGAACGCCCTGGTGGTCCGCCGCAGCTACGACGCCTCACCGGAGGAGCTGTGGGACGCCATCACCGATCCCGAGCGCCTGGTGCGGTGGTTCCTGCCGATCTCCGGTGACCTGCGGGTCGGCGGGCGCTTCCAGCTGGAGGGCAACGCCAGCGGCGAGATCCTGCGGTGCGAGCGCCCGAGCAGCATCGGCCTGACCTGGGAGTCGGGCGGCGGCAGCAGCGAGGTCGAGCTGCGCCTCACCCCGGCGGGGGAGGCCACCGTCCTGGAGCTGGAGCACGCACCGGTGCCGGCGGAGATCATCCCCAACGCGGCCCCGACGGCGTGGGGCATCGGCGCCGGCTGGGAGATGGGCCTGGTCGCGCTCGGCGACTACCTCGCCGGCGACCTGCCGCAGGGGCGGGCGGTCGACTGGATCGCCACGGCGGGCCCCGAGCAGATGGCCGCCGCCGCCGAGTCGGCCGAGCGGATCAGCGAGGCGTGGACGAAGATGATCTCCCAGCGTCGGTGA
- a CDS encoding copper resistance CopC family protein: MSTTGRIYAGAALTVAALVAVLAVAGRIDSPSATASKVEVISVEPADGAVLAGAPTAVRIRVDGRPDVGRSHVSAYDADRSLLNQGELTAAGRDGLAQAVRVNGSGEVSVAYHVVTVDGRDASGVARFTVGAAGDPAAAPPPEPPAHAHGIDPVGAALLAVDGLVLLAALVLLMRRPSRSDRDRA; encoded by the coding sequence ATGTCCACCACCGGACGGATCTACGCCGGCGCCGCCCTCACCGTGGCGGCGCTGGTCGCCGTCCTCGCCGTCGCCGGTCGGATCGACTCCCCGTCGGCCACGGCGTCGAAGGTCGAGGTGATCTCGGTCGAACCGGCCGACGGCGCCGTCCTGGCGGGCGCGCCGACGGCGGTACGGATCCGCGTCGACGGCCGGCCGGACGTCGGCCGCTCCCACGTCTCCGCCTACGACGCGGACCGGTCCCTGCTCAACCAGGGGGAGCTGACGGCCGCCGGGCGGGACGGTCTCGCCCAGGCGGTGCGGGTCAACGGGTCCGGTGAGGTCTCCGTCGCCTACCACGTGGTCACCGTCGACGGCCGCGACGCCTCGGGCGTCGCCCGGTTCACCGTCGGCGCGGCCGGCGATCCGGCGGCAGCGCCCCCGCCGGAGCCGCCGGCCCACGCCCACGGGATCGATCCGGTCGGGGCCGCGCTGCTCGCCGTCGACGGCCTCGTGCTCCTCGCCGCCCTCGTGCTGCTCATGCGGCGGCCCTCCCGCAGCGACCGCGATCGGGCCTGA